The following are encoded in a window of Saccharothrix longispora genomic DNA:
- a CDS encoding LuxR C-terminal-related transcriptional regulator — protein sequence MLRGRHRQRVAVDALLDRARAGRGGVLVLRGGPGSGKSALLDAARRAAAERATGGREVLLCVDDAHLLDDTAWLDDLVADLADEPVALLIATEGDARGLPWVRLDPLDHADSLRVLRDLRPGLPPGLADEVADLARGNPLALVELTRALTSEQIGGTAPPPDGLPADSSLRARFTARFHALPAQARFAAALRVVDDEVDDDTLARMPDLDLDAVEDARALLDGGPLVRAALRDALPLPLRFAAHAALAGALPPGPRRTWHEAARAPGNRDAFADRLADSADRARRCGDYPAAARDHDRAATLASEPDARARHLIAAATDHWAHGAPRRARVALRTAARLTDSDELRARAELVKGGIDLGHGMPDVAVRRLLHAAGELVHTHRALAITALGFAGEAASIAGDHARYAETAAFAARLRRPDEPDRTRITLDHLAGMAATFAGRHTEALPALRSVVELAERVPHPQAKIWGGQAAYTLGDATRAHELATSAVTAAHEQGLTSLVPWALVYRALSALLLDQHSVALSAAFEGVHAATAISQHNAVVDHLTILALLAALRGDTDTAVHRVETAAEQIAQRGLGRSGTFGAWASACVDLALDRPADALDRLRLMTAGAGGVHAGIKVMAAPHVVEAAVGCGRRSTADRALGRYEKWVGATNSPARLALSHRCRAMLDDGAAGDEHFREAIRLHRASGTAMELAKTELFYGHRLRRGRKPRAARDVLRDAVKIFQRYEADRWVARARAELRAAGETVTGPADAPPTGDRVASLTPQQAQIARLVAEGATNREVAARLFLSHRTVEHHLRNIFARLEVRSRVELTRVLD from the coding sequence ATGCTGCGCGGACGCCACCGGCAGCGCGTCGCCGTCGACGCGTTGCTCGACCGTGCCCGAGCCGGGCGGGGCGGGGTCCTCGTCCTGCGCGGCGGACCCGGGTCGGGCAAGTCCGCGCTGCTCGACGCCGCCCGCCGCGCCGCCGCCGAGCGCGCGACCGGGGGCCGCGAGGTCCTGCTGTGCGTGGACGACGCCCACCTGCTCGACGACACCGCCTGGCTCGACGACCTGGTCGCCGACCTGGCCGACGAACCGGTCGCCCTGCTCATCGCCACCGAGGGCGACGCGCGCGGCCTGCCGTGGGTGCGGCTCGACCCGCTCGACCACGCCGACAGCCTGCGCGTGCTGCGCGACCTGCGCCCCGGCCTGCCGCCCGGCCTCGCCGACGAGGTCGCCGACCTCGCCCGCGGCAACCCGCTCGCCCTGGTCGAGCTGACCCGCGCGCTCACCTCCGAGCAGATCGGCGGCACCGCGCCCCCACCGGACGGCCTGCCCGCCGACAGCTCGCTGCGCGCCCGCTTCACCGCCCGCTTCCACGCCCTGCCCGCGCAGGCCCGGTTCGCCGCCGCGCTGCGCGTGGTGGACGACGAGGTCGACGACGACACCCTCGCCCGCATGCCCGACCTGGACCTGGACGCCGTCGAGGACGCCCGCGCCCTGCTCGACGGCGGCCCCCTGGTGCGCGCCGCGCTCCGCGACGCCCTGCCGCTCCCGCTGCGCTTCGCCGCGCACGCCGCGCTGGCCGGGGCGCTGCCCCCGGGACCCCGCCGCACCTGGCACGAGGCCGCCCGCGCGCCCGGCAACCGCGACGCGTTCGCCGACCGGCTCGCGGACTCCGCCGACCGCGCCCGCCGCTGCGGCGACTACCCGGCCGCCGCCCGCGACCACGACCGCGCCGCCACCCTGGCGTCCGAACCCGACGCCCGCGCCCGCCACCTCATCGCCGCCGCCACCGACCACTGGGCCCACGGCGCACCCCGCCGCGCCCGCGTCGCCCTGCGCACCGCCGCCCGGCTCACCGACAGCGACGAGCTGCGCGCCCGCGCCGAACTGGTCAAGGGCGGCATCGACCTGGGTCACGGCATGCCCGACGTCGCCGTGCGCCGCCTCCTGCACGCCGCCGGCGAACTCGTCCACACCCACCGCGCGCTCGCCATCACCGCCCTCGGCTTCGCGGGCGAGGCGGCCAGCATCGCGGGCGACCACGCCCGGTACGCCGAGACCGCCGCGTTCGCCGCCCGGCTGCGCCGCCCTGACGAACCCGACCGCACCCGCATCACCCTCGACCACCTCGCCGGCATGGCCGCCACGTTCGCCGGGCGGCACACCGAGGCGCTGCCCGCGCTGCGCTCCGTCGTGGAGCTGGCGGAACGCGTCCCGCACCCGCAGGCCAAGATCTGGGGCGGCCAGGCCGCCTACACCCTCGGCGACGCGACCAGGGCGCACGAGCTGGCCACCAGCGCGGTCACCGCCGCCCACGAGCAGGGCCTGACCTCCCTCGTGCCGTGGGCCCTGGTGTACCGGGCGCTGTCCGCGCTGCTGCTCGACCAGCACTCGGTGGCGCTGTCGGCGGCGTTCGAGGGCGTGCACGCGGCCACCGCGATCAGCCAGCACAACGCCGTCGTCGACCACCTCACGATCCTCGCCCTGCTCGCAGCCCTGCGCGGGGACACCGACACCGCCGTGCACCGCGTCGAGACCGCCGCCGAGCAGATCGCCCAGCGCGGCCTCGGCCGCTCCGGCACGTTCGGCGCGTGGGCGTCGGCGTGCGTCGACCTCGCCCTCGACCGCCCGGCCGACGCCCTCGACCGGCTGCGCCTGATGACCGCCGGGGCCGGCGGCGTGCACGCCGGCATCAAGGTCATGGCCGCCCCGCACGTCGTGGAGGCCGCCGTCGGCTGCGGCCGCCGCTCCACCGCCGATCGCGCGCTGGGCCGCTACGAGAAGTGGGTGGGCGCCACCAACAGCCCCGCCCGGCTGGCCCTGTCCCACCGCTGCCGGGCCATGCTGGACGACGGCGCGGCCGGCGACGAGCACTTCCGCGAGGCCATCCGGCTGCACCGGGCCAGCGGCACCGCCATGGAGCTGGCCAAGACCGAGCTGTTCTACGGGCACCGGCTGCGCCGCGGCCGCAAACCCCGGGCCGCGCGCGACGTGCTGCGCGACGCCGTGAAGATCTTCCAGCGCTACGAGGCCGACCGCTGGGTCGCCCGCGCCCGGGCCGAGCTGCGCGCCGCCGGCGAGACCGTCACCGGGCCCGCCGACGCGCCGCCGACCGGCGACCGGGTCGCCTCGCTCACCCCGCAGCAGGCGCAGATCGCCCGCCTGGTCGCCGAGGGCGCGACCAACCGGGAGGTCGCCGCCCGGCTGTTCCTGAGCCACCGCACCGTCGAGCACCACCTGCGCAACATCTTCGCCAGGCTCGAGGTGCGGTCCAGGGTCGAGCTGACCAGGGTGCTCGACTGA
- the bdeA gene encoding bis(hydroxyethyl) terephthalate hydrolase, protein MQLRKLIPALVPALALALVAPSAEAAETEYRRGPAPSNSSIEAVRGPFATSQTTVSSLSVSGFGGGTIYYPTSTAEGTFGAIAISPGYTGTQSTISWLGPRIASQGFVVFTIDTNSTLDQPDSRASQLLSALDYLTQRSTVRTRIDASRLGLMGHSMGGGGTLRAAERRPALQAAIPLTGWHTDKSWGSVSVPTLVVGAENDSVAPVSSHSIPFYNSLPSTLDKAYLELNGASHFAPNSSNTTIAKYSIAWLKRFIDNDTRYEQFLCPAPGRSTQISDYRDTCPHST, encoded by the coding sequence GTGCAACTCCGCAAACTGATCCCCGCGCTCGTCCCCGCGCTGGCCCTGGCGCTGGTCGCCCCCTCGGCCGAGGCGGCCGAGACCGAGTACCGCCGCGGTCCCGCGCCCAGCAACTCCAGCATCGAGGCCGTGCGCGGCCCGTTCGCAACCTCCCAGACCACGGTCTCCTCCCTGTCGGTGAGCGGCTTCGGCGGCGGCACCATCTACTACCCGACCAGCACGGCCGAGGGCACGTTCGGCGCCATCGCCATCTCCCCCGGGTACACCGGCACGCAGTCGACCATCTCCTGGCTCGGCCCGCGCATCGCCTCCCAGGGCTTCGTGGTGTTCACCATCGACACCAACAGCACGCTCGACCAGCCCGACAGCCGGGCGTCGCAGCTGCTGTCGGCGCTGGACTACCTGACCCAGCGCAGCACCGTGCGCACCCGCATCGACGCCTCCCGGCTGGGTCTGATGGGCCACTCGATGGGCGGCGGCGGCACCCTGCGCGCCGCCGAGCGGCGACCGGCCCTCCAGGCCGCGATCCCGCTGACGGGCTGGCACACCGACAAGTCCTGGGGCAGCGTCTCGGTGCCGACCCTGGTCGTCGGCGCCGAGAACGACTCGGTGGCGCCGGTCTCGTCGCACTCGATCCCGTTCTACAACTCGCTGCCGTCCACCCTGGACAAGGCGTACCTGGAGCTGAACGGCGCGAGCCACTTCGCGCCCAACAGCTCCAACACGACGATCGCGAAGTACAGCATCGCGTGGCTCAAGCGGTTCATCGACAACGACACCCGCTATGAGCAGTTCCTGTGCCCGGCCCCCGGCCGCAGCACGCAGATCTCCGACTACCGCGACACCTGCCCGCACAGCACCTGA
- a CDS encoding family 2B encapsulin nanocompartment shell protein, producing the protein MKRFRLAVYAVTVTDSDSDVERPRSSLGTAAARNLATTTKSVPQMQGITSRWLLKILPWVEAKGGAFRVNRRLSYAVGDGRLTFTNTGADVRVVPQELTELPLLRDFDDVAALAALADRFEQHEYQPGDVIVEEGRPQDAVILIAHGKVNKIGRGEYGDRTVLGVHAGGEYFGDQVLAGPQGEWGFTVKAVTPVIALALPWDVFERLNGEAGGLRAHIQRAFAAGSGRQNAHGEAEIDIASGHEGEPDLPGTYVDYELAPRELELSVAQTVLRVHSRVADLYNHPMDQVEQQLRLTIEALRERQEHEMVNNRDFGLLHSADLKQRIHTRTGPPTPDDMDELLGTVWKEPTAFLAHPRVIAAFGRECSKRGIYPATADLNGHHVPAWRGVPVLPCSKIAISKTRTSSIVLLRAGEANQGVIGLHQTGLPDEYQPGLNVRFMGIDEKAIISYLVSAYYSTAILVPDAVGVLEHVEIGRED; encoded by the coding sequence ATGAAGCGATTCCGATTGGCGGTGTACGCGGTGACTGTGACCGATTCGGACTCGGACGTCGAGCGACCCAGGTCGAGCCTCGGCACGGCGGCGGCGCGCAACCTCGCGACGACGACCAAGTCCGTGCCCCAGATGCAGGGCATCACCTCGCGGTGGCTGCTGAAGATCCTGCCCTGGGTGGAGGCGAAGGGCGGCGCCTTCCGGGTCAACCGCAGGCTCAGCTACGCCGTCGGGGACGGCAGGCTGACCTTCACCAACACCGGCGCCGACGTCCGGGTCGTCCCGCAGGAGCTGACCGAACTGCCGCTGCTGCGCGACTTCGACGACGTCGCCGCGCTCGCCGCCCTCGCCGACCGGTTCGAGCAGCACGAGTACCAGCCCGGCGACGTCATCGTCGAGGAAGGCCGCCCGCAGGACGCGGTGATCCTCATCGCGCACGGCAAGGTCAACAAGATCGGCCGCGGCGAGTACGGCGACCGCACCGTGCTCGGCGTGCACGCCGGCGGCGAGTACTTCGGCGACCAGGTCCTCGCCGGGCCGCAGGGCGAGTGGGGCTTCACCGTCAAGGCCGTCACGCCGGTCATCGCGCTCGCGCTGCCGTGGGACGTCTTCGAGCGGCTCAACGGCGAGGCGGGCGGGCTGCGCGCGCACATCCAGCGCGCCTTCGCCGCCGGCAGCGGCCGGCAGAACGCGCACGGCGAGGCCGAGATCGACATCGCCTCGGGCCACGAGGGCGAGCCCGACCTGCCCGGCACGTACGTCGACTACGAGCTGGCGCCGCGCGAGCTGGAGCTGAGCGTCGCGCAGACCGTGCTGCGGGTGCACAGCCGCGTCGCCGACCTCTACAACCACCCGATGGACCAGGTCGAGCAGCAGCTGCGGCTGACCATCGAGGCGCTGCGCGAGCGCCAGGAGCACGAGATGGTCAACAACCGCGACTTCGGCCTGCTGCACAGCGCCGACCTCAAGCAGCGCATCCACACCCGCACCGGCCCGCCCACCCCCGACGACATGGACGAGCTGCTGGGCACGGTGTGGAAGGAGCCCACGGCGTTCCTGGCCCACCCCAGGGTCATCGCCGCGTTCGGCCGCGAGTGCAGCAAGCGCGGGATCTACCCGGCCACCGCCGACCTCAACGGCCACCACGTGCCCGCCTGGCGCGGCGTGCCGGTCCTGCCGTGCAGCAAGATCGCGATCTCCAAGACCCGCACCAGCTCGATCGTGCTGCTGCGCGCCGGCGAGGCGAACCAGGGTGTCATCGGCCTGCACCAGACGGGTCTGCCCGACGAGTACCAGCCGGGCCTCAACGTGCGGTTCATGGGCATCGACGAGAAGGCGATCATCTCCTACCTCGTCAGCGCCTACTACTCCACCGCGATCCTCGTGCCGGACGCCGTCGGCGTGCTGGAGCACGTCGAGATCGGCCGCGAGGACTAG
- a CDS encoding family 2B encapsulin nanocompartment shell protein has translation MTVTDPGLAPEEAEHRRQSLGTAAARNLASTTKSTPQMQGISPRWLLRKLPWVSTQAGTYRVNRRLSYALGDGRVTFTSTGAEVRVIPQELRELPLLRDFDDESVLAALADRFEQREYQPGDVVVESGGRADEVFLIAHGKVHRIGRGEYGDRTVLDTMADGDHFGDEALTGAEAHWEFTVKAVTPVIALVLTQSRLRQLDGRADALREHVEQVARRGGRPQNKHGEAEIDIASGHEGEPDLPATFVDYELAPREYELEVAQTVLRVHSRVADLYNHPMNQTEQQLRLTIEALRERQEHEMVNNRRIGLLHNVDLKQRIHTRTGPPTPDDLDELLSRRRKTAFMLAHPRTIAAFGRELNKRGLYPGSADVDGTRVTTWRGVPILPSDKIPISERQTSSIIAMRVGEQDNGVIGLHQPGIPDEVQPSLNARFMGVNEKAIVSYLVSAYYSVAVLVPDALGVLEHVELGRS, from the coding sequence GTGACCGTGACCGACCCCGGCCTCGCCCCCGAGGAGGCCGAGCACCGGCGGCAGAGCCTGGGCACCGCCGCCGCCCGGAACCTCGCCAGCACCACCAAGTCCACCCCGCAGATGCAGGGCATCTCGCCCCGCTGGCTGCTGCGGAAGCTGCCCTGGGTGAGCACCCAGGCCGGCACCTACCGGGTCAACCGCCGCCTCAGCTACGCCCTCGGCGACGGGCGGGTGACGTTCACCAGCACCGGCGCAGAGGTCCGCGTCATCCCGCAGGAGCTGCGCGAGCTGCCGCTGCTGCGCGACTTCGACGACGAGTCGGTGCTGGCCGCGCTGGCCGACCGGTTCGAGCAGCGCGAGTACCAGCCCGGCGACGTCGTCGTCGAGTCCGGCGGCCGGGCCGACGAGGTGTTCCTCATCGCGCACGGCAAGGTCCACCGGATCGGCCGGGGCGAGTACGGCGACCGGACCGTGCTCGACACGATGGCCGACGGCGACCACTTCGGCGACGAGGCGCTCACCGGTGCCGAGGCCCACTGGGAGTTCACCGTCAAGGCCGTCACGCCGGTGATCGCCCTGGTGCTGACGCAGAGCCGGTTGCGGCAGCTCGACGGGCGCGCCGACGCGCTGCGCGAGCACGTCGAGCAGGTCGCGCGCCGGGGCGGCAGGCCGCAGAACAAGCACGGCGAGGCCGAGATCGACATCGCCTCGGGCCACGAGGGCGAACCGGACCTGCCGGCGACGTTCGTGGACTACGAGCTGGCGCCCCGGGAGTACGAGCTGGAGGTCGCCCAGACCGTGCTGCGCGTGCACAGCCGCGTCGCCGACCTCTACAACCACCCGATGAACCAGACCGAGCAGCAGTTGCGGCTCACCATCGAGGCCCTGCGCGAGCGCCAGGAGCACGAGATGGTCAACAACCGGCGCATCGGGCTGCTGCACAACGTGGACCTCAAGCAGCGCATCCACACCCGCACCGGCCCGCCCACCCCGGACGACCTGGACGAGCTGCTGTCGCGGCGGCGCAAGACCGCGTTCATGCTGGCCCACCCGCGCACCATCGCGGCGTTCGGCCGGGAGCTGAACAAGCGCGGCCTCTACCCCGGCTCGGCCGACGTGGACGGCACGCGGGTCACGACGTGGCGCGGCGTCCCCATCCTGCCGTCGGACAAGATCCCGATCTCCGAGCGCCAGACCAGCTCGATCATCGCGATGCGGGTGGGCGAGCAGGACAACGGCGTGATCGGCCTGCACCAGCCCGGCATCCCGGACGAGGTGCAGCCGAGCCTCAACGCCCGGTTCATGGGCGTCAACGAGAAGGCGATCGTGTCGTACCTGGTCAGCGCCTACTACTCGGTGGCGGTGCTGGTGCCGGACGCGCTGGGCGTGCTGGAGCACGTGGAACTCGGCCGCTCGTAG
- a CDS encoding family 2 encapsulin nanocompartment cargo protein polyprenyl transferase yields the protein MTDLDVSPARTAREVLSWSRGEVDPALRAAVDRLPESMRVIAGYHFGWRDERGGPASADPGKAIRPALALLAAQAVGGSAEGAMPAAVAAELVHNFSLLHDDVMDGDVTRRHRPTAWSVFGINAAILAGDSLLTLALDVLATGGHPAATRAIRELSVAVQELLAGQSADLAFEERADVGLAECVRMAEGKTGALLGASCAVGALFGGGTAEQVEHLRAFGAKLGLAFQFVDDLLGIWGDPAVTGKPVYSDLQNRKKSLPVVAALTSDTPAARELDALYRADRQLTDVDLARAAHLVEVCGARAWSQGRADDLLARARVHLRAARPADRASRELDAVARLATQRTH from the coding sequence ATGACCGACCTGGACGTGAGCCCCGCGCGGACCGCGCGCGAGGTGCTGAGCTGGAGCCGCGGCGAGGTGGACCCGGCGCTGCGGGCCGCGGTGGACCGGTTGCCCGAGTCGATGCGGGTGATCGCGGGCTACCACTTCGGCTGGCGGGACGAGCGCGGCGGGCCCGCCTCGGCGGACCCCGGCAAGGCGATCCGGCCCGCGCTGGCGCTGCTGGCCGCGCAGGCCGTGGGTGGTTCCGCGGAGGGCGCGATGCCCGCCGCGGTGGCCGCGGAGCTGGTGCACAACTTCTCGCTGCTGCACGACGACGTGATGGACGGCGACGTGACCCGGCGGCACCGGCCCACCGCGTGGAGCGTGTTCGGGATCAACGCGGCGATCCTCGCGGGCGACTCGCTGCTGACGCTGGCGCTCGACGTGCTGGCGACCGGCGGGCACCCGGCGGCGACGCGGGCGATCCGGGAGCTGTCGGTCGCCGTGCAGGAGCTGCTGGCGGGGCAGAGCGCCGACCTGGCGTTCGAGGAGCGCGCCGACGTGGGGCTCGCCGAGTGCGTGCGGATGGCCGAGGGCAAGACCGGCGCGCTGCTGGGCGCGTCGTGCGCGGTGGGCGCCCTGTTCGGCGGCGGCACGGCCGAGCAGGTCGAGCACCTGCGGGCGTTCGGCGCGAAGCTGGGGCTGGCGTTCCAGTTCGTCGACGACCTGCTCGGCATCTGGGGCGACCCGGCGGTGACCGGCAAACCGGTGTACTCCGACCTCCAGAACCGCAAGAAGTCGCTGCCCGTGGTGGCCGCCCTGACCTCCGACACCCCCGCCGCCCGCGAGCTGGACGCGCTGTACCGCGCGGACCGGCAGCTGACCGACGTCGACCTGGCCCGGGCCGCCCACCTGGTGGAGGTGTGCGGCGCGCGGGCGTGGAGCCAGGGGCGTGCCGACGACCTGCTGGCCCGTGCCCGCGTGCACCTGCGCGCGGCGCGGCCCGCCGACCGGGCGTCGCGCGAGCTGGACGCCGTGGCCCGCCTGGCCACCCAACGAACCCACTGA